The following are encoded together in the Geobacter sulfurreducens PCA genome:
- a CDS encoding multidrug effflux MFS transporter — MEITSTAPAFQPADMTRRELARLVLILGALTAFSSMSIDMYLPAFPQIARDLGVPLGTVQLSISAFLFGSAAGQLVYGPLADRWGRRTPLLGGLALYVAAAFGCAAVHTGEGLLFWRVVMALGGGAGMVISRAVVRDLYDTAEAARMFSLLMLVMGAAPILAPIAGGQLLLITGWRGIFGFLGIFGILSLAAAAACLPESLPPERRSTRGVAEMAAIYGHLLRNRRYLRYAIALGCVAGVNFSYISGSPFVFIELNGVSPQQFGLFFGANAFGLIGASQVNRRLLRRFSAQRILNVAFTVNAAAALLLTVAGFTGVGGFPAQVVLLFVCLCMTGFLYPNVTALAMAPFDKAAGSASALLGTIQYTLGASAGALVGMLHNGTAVPMTAAMAACGLLGWCAAVAGIPRAQVDH; from the coding sequence ATGGAAATAACCTCCACGGCCCCGGCGTTCCAGCCGGCCGACATGACCCGGCGCGAACTGGCGCGACTGGTCCTCATCCTGGGTGCGCTGACCGCTTTCAGCTCCATGTCCATCGACATGTACCTTCCCGCCTTCCCGCAGATCGCCCGGGACCTCGGCGTGCCACTCGGAACGGTGCAGCTCTCCATCTCCGCCTTCCTGTTCGGCTCGGCCGCGGGGCAGCTCGTGTACGGTCCGCTGGCCGACCGGTGGGGCAGGCGAACCCCTCTCCTCGGGGGACTGGCCCTCTATGTGGCGGCAGCCTTCGGATGCGCCGCCGTCCACACGGGGGAGGGGCTGCTCTTCTGGCGGGTGGTTATGGCGCTGGGAGGCGGGGCCGGCATGGTGATCTCCCGCGCCGTGGTGCGTGATCTCTACGACACCGCCGAGGCGGCGAGGATGTTTTCACTTCTCATGCTGGTCATGGGGGCCGCGCCGATCCTGGCCCCAATCGCGGGGGGACAACTCCTGCTGATCACCGGCTGGCGGGGGATTTTCGGTTTTCTGGGGATCTTCGGCATTCTCTCTCTCGCCGCGGCAGCGGCATGCCTTCCCGAGTCGCTGCCGCCCGAACGGCGGAGCACGCGCGGTGTCGCCGAAATGGCCGCCATCTACGGCCATCTGCTCCGCAACCGCCGCTACCTCCGCTATGCCATCGCCCTGGGCTGCGTCGCCGGGGTCAACTTCTCCTACATCTCAGGCTCCCCGTTCGTCTTCATCGAGCTGAACGGCGTCTCTCCCCAGCAGTTCGGCCTTTTCTTCGGGGCCAACGCCTTCGGCCTGATCGGCGCATCCCAGGTGAACCGCCGGCTCCTGCGACGCTTCAGCGCCCAACGGATTCTCAACGTCGCGTTCACCGTCAACGCAGCGGCGGCCCTGCTCCTCACGGTGGCGGGATTCACGGGGGTGGGCGGCTTCCCGGCCCAGGTCGTCCTTCTGTTCGTGTGCCTCTGCATGACCGGATTTCTCTATCCCAACGTGACGGCCCTCGCCATGGCCCCCTTCGACAAGGCGGCAGGGAGTGCATCGGCGCTTCTGGGAACGATCCAGTACACCCTGGGGGCAAGCGCGGGGGCTCTGGTTGGGATGCTCCACAACGGAACTGCGGTGCCGATGACCGCTGCCATGGCGGCCTGCGGGCTGCTGGGCTGGTGTGCCGCCGTGGCCGGAATCCCTCGCGCCCAAGTCGACCACTGA
- a CDS encoding hemerythrin family protein, which produces MGTADSSASNSNKASQKFIVWQDSYSVGVPKLDGQHKKIIDLINEVYDYLQGRTGLLDLGRILDDLSTYTQNHFADEEQLLRLAKYPEYEEHKKHHDWMMQRTRSIRSEYREKREDLSWELMDFLKKWWLSHIQSNDARYVPYVK; this is translated from the coding sequence ATGGGAACAGCGGATTCAAGCGCCTCAAACAGTAACAAAGCATCCCAGAAGTTCATTGTCTGGCAGGACAGCTACAGTGTCGGCGTCCCGAAGCTCGATGGTCAACACAAAAAGATCATTGATCTCATCAATGAGGTGTACGACTATCTGCAGGGCAGGACGGGGCTGCTCGATCTGGGCCGCATTCTCGATGACTTGTCCACCTACACCCAGAACCACTTCGCCGATGAGGAGCAACTCCTCCGCCTGGCAAAGTATCCCGAGTATGAGGAGCACAAGAAGCACCATGACTGGATGATGCAGCGTACCCGCTCAATCCGCTCGGAGTACCGTGAAAAGCGCGAAGATCTCTCCTGGGAACTGATGGATTTCCTCAAGAAGTGGTGGTTGAGCCACATCCAGTCCAACGACGCACGCTACGTCCCTTACGTGAAGTGA
- a CDS encoding flavin reductase family protein, whose product MKQSLGARTLLVPTPVLMVGTYGPTGTPNLMNAAWGGICCSDPPCVTVSVRTSRLTYDNIVQRKAFTVSVANEATMVEADYVGIASGRDADKFAVAGLTHVAGEYVDAPYAEEFPLVLECRLLHTQELGLHTQFIGEIVDVKADEAILGEDGLPDILKIRPLVYDTAHKGYHAVGQLVGKAFSAGKKLL is encoded by the coding sequence ATGAAACAATCACTCGGTGCCAGAACACTGCTCGTCCCGACCCCCGTCCTGATGGTTGGAACCTATGGCCCCACAGGCACGCCGAACCTGATGAATGCGGCCTGGGGCGGCATCTGCTGCTCCGACCCGCCGTGCGTTACGGTATCCGTGCGCACGTCACGGCTTACCTACGACAACATCGTTCAGCGCAAAGCATTCACGGTTAGCGTGGCCAACGAAGCCACAATGGTGGAAGCGGACTATGTCGGCATCGCCTCAGGCCGTGATGCCGACAAATTTGCCGTGGCCGGCCTGACCCATGTCGCCGGCGAATACGTGGACGCACCCTATGCGGAGGAGTTTCCGCTGGTGCTGGAGTGTCGGCTGCTGCATACCCAAGAGCTGGGGCTGCACACCCAGTTCATCGGCGAGATCGTCGATGTGAAGGCGGACGAGGCCATCCTGGGCGAGGACGGACTCCCCGACATCCTCAAAATCCGGCCGCTGGTCTATGACACCGCCCACAAGGGGTATCACGCGGTCGGACAACTGGTTGGCAAGGCCTTCTCCGCAGGGAAGAAGCTACTATGA
- a CDS encoding putative quinol monooxygenase yields the protein MPTVTVIAEVRAREEAVDAVRVELLKLVSETRQEEGCLEYRLHQDGDDPALFIFYENWQSPACLERHLGSGHFRAYLAAVEGMIAGKTVRRLSELT from the coding sequence ATGCCGACGGTAACGGTAATAGCGGAAGTACGGGCACGGGAAGAGGCGGTCGACGCGGTCAGGGTCGAACTTCTGAAACTGGTGTCGGAAACCCGTCAGGAGGAAGGCTGCCTTGAATACCGGCTGCATCAGGACGGGGACGACCCGGCCCTGTTCATCTTCTACGAGAACTGGCAGAGTCCGGCCTGCCTGGAACGGCATCTGGGGTCCGGCCACTTCCGGGCATACCTCGCCGCGGTCGAGGGAATGATTGCCGGCAAGACGGTCCGCAGGCTGTCGGAACTCACCTGA
- a CDS encoding universal stress protein, translating into MRILLAVDGSPGSDAAVAEVCRRPWPAASEVRIVTVLSPLESLPLRNSSHIPLSYDEIFEQQGWDAAKRLKDAAETLQQRAPDLHVTPVLLEGRPKNAILDEAERWCADLIVVGSQGSGALKRFFLGSVSLAVALHAPCSVEIIRRSPDQPDPAA; encoded by the coding sequence ATGAGAATTCTTCTTGCAGTAGATGGTTCACCGGGCAGCGACGCTGCCGTTGCAGAGGTATGCCGCAGGCCCTGGCCGGCCGCAAGCGAAGTCCGCATCGTGACCGTGCTTTCCCCGCTGGAATCGCTCCCCTTGCGCAACTCTTCACACATCCCCCTGTCCTATGACGAGATCTTCGAGCAACAGGGGTGGGATGCGGCCAAACGCTTGAAGGACGCGGCCGAAACCCTGCAGCAACGGGCACCCGACCTGCACGTCACGCCCGTGCTGCTGGAAGGCCGGCCCAAGAATGCCATTCTGGACGAAGCCGAACGATGGTGTGCGGACCTGATCGTTGTCGGCTCCCAAGGATCCGGGGCGCTCAAGCGCTTTTTCCTCGGCTCCGTATCCCTGGCCGTTGCCCTTCACGCGCCCTGCTCCGTGGAGATCATACGCCGCTCGCCCGATCAGCCGGACCCAGCGGCCTGA
- a CDS encoding sensor histidine kinase has translation MAGSNQNVALRITAIYALVGVSWILFSDWLLYLAVGDPHLLTRLQMGKGWVYVAATAMLLYWLVHRDTAQISRSEEDLRVRNEELTVVEEELRQQNEELIVAEEELRQQLTENYESQKKLFEAHQAMAAILQASPVAIVALDREDKVVVWNRAAERLFGWLEGEVRGTPFSLLHPDDTKDEERVCGSACQEAVLHDIEGVRMKKNGELISVSISTAPLHDPAGLNAGVIAMFTDITDRKSAAKSLRKSNEKYVELVNAISGIVWELDVESFCFTFVSRRSEDILGYPAEAWLAEPGFWERCIHPDDRAWVLAACRTAHGEGTSHELEYRGLAADGHIIWLRNSFVVVEDTNGHVKLRGVMTDISRRKNAEDELSRLNAELEQRVAQRTSELAALNRELEAFSYTVSHDLRAPLRHIEGFGRALQEDYYEAFDDTGKLHLARLCSAARKMGQLIDDLLRLAMVSKGEINRRPTNLSTIAHGIVQDLTLSQPERAVAFRITDGIEVNGDPRLLQVVMENLLSNAWKYTGKRQDAVIEFGVGEDRGRTVFFVRDNGVGFANEHAEKIFKPFLRLHSAEDYEGSGVGLATVRRVVERHGGRVWAQGREGHGAVFFFTLDN, from the coding sequence ATGGCCGGCAGCAATCAGAATGTAGCGTTACGGATTACTGCGATCTATGCGCTCGTCGGCGTGTCATGGATTCTCTTTTCCGATTGGCTGCTCTATCTCGCGGTTGGCGACCCTCATCTCCTCACGCGACTCCAGATGGGAAAGGGATGGGTGTACGTGGCCGCGACCGCCATGCTCCTCTACTGGCTCGTCCACCGGGATACGGCGCAGATCAGTCGCTCCGAGGAAGATCTCCGGGTGCGGAATGAAGAACTGACCGTGGTAGAGGAGGAACTCAGGCAGCAAAACGAAGAACTGATCGTGGCCGAGGAAGAACTTCGGCAGCAGCTGACCGAGAACTACGAGAGCCAGAAAAAATTGTTCGAGGCACATCAGGCAATGGCAGCCATCCTCCAGGCGTCACCGGTCGCCATCGTGGCGCTTGACAGGGAAGACAAGGTCGTGGTGTGGAACCGTGCCGCCGAGCGCCTCTTCGGCTGGCTTGAGGGGGAGGTTCGGGGGACGCCCTTTTCCCTGCTCCACCCCGACGACACGAAAGATGAGGAGCGGGTCTGCGGGAGCGCCTGCCAGGAGGCGGTCCTGCACGATATCGAAGGCGTGCGCATGAAGAAAAACGGAGAGTTGATCAGTGTCAGCATCTCCACTGCGCCACTGCACGATCCTGCCGGGCTGAACGCCGGCGTGATCGCAATGTTCACCGACATCACCGACCGCAAGTCTGCGGCTAAAAGTCTCAGAAAAAGCAACGAAAAGTATGTCGAACTGGTCAATGCCATCAGCGGCATCGTCTGGGAGCTTGACGTCGAGAGTTTTTGTTTCACGTTTGTCAGCCGGAGGTCAGAGGATATCCTGGGCTATCCCGCCGAGGCATGGCTGGCCGAGCCGGGGTTCTGGGAGCGCTGCATCCACCCCGACGACCGCGCGTGGGTGCTTGCCGCCTGCCGCACGGCGCATGGCGAGGGAACCAGCCATGAGTTGGAGTATCGCGGACTCGCCGCCGATGGCCACATTATCTGGCTGCGGAACTCATTCGTGGTTGTCGAGGACACGAACGGCCACGTGAAGCTCCGCGGGGTCATGACCGATATCAGCCGGCGAAAGAATGCCGAGGATGAACTGTCCAGACTCAATGCCGAGCTCGAACAACGGGTGGCGCAGCGAACGTCGGAGTTGGCGGCACTCAACCGGGAACTGGAAGCCTTCAGCTATACGGTTTCCCACGATTTGCGGGCCCCCCTGCGCCACATCGAAGGGTTCGGCAGGGCTCTTCAGGAGGATTACTACGAGGCCTTTGACGATACGGGGAAATTACACTTGGCCCGGCTCTGTTCGGCAGCCAGAAAGATGGGGCAACTGATCGACGATCTGCTCCGCCTTGCCATGGTCAGCAAGGGGGAAATCAACCGGCGTCCCACCAATCTCAGCACGATCGCACATGGCATTGTGCAGGATCTGACGCTGTCTCAGCCGGAGCGCGCGGTTGCATTCCGGATAACCGACGGGATCGAGGTGAACGGCGATCCCCGGCTGCTGCAAGTCGTTATGGAGAATCTCCTCAGCAATGCATGGAAATACACGGGGAAGCGGCAGGATGCCGTTATAGAGTTCGGTGTGGGCGAGGATCGGGGGCGAACGGTCTTCTTTGTCAGGGACAACGGAGTTGGCTTTGCCAATGAACATGCCGAAAAAATCTTCAAGCCGTTCCTGAGGCTCCACAGCGCGGAGGACTATGAGGGGTCGGGCGTTGGTCTGGCAACGGTGCGCCGTGTCGTGGAGCGCCATGGGGGGCGTGTGTGGGCGCAGGGCCGGGAAGGGCACGGCGCCGTGTTCTTCTTTACTCTGGATAACTGA
- a CDS encoding cation:proton antiporter, giving the protein MHDLGLIMTITGSFTAALLLGYLTHRLGMSSIVGYLLAGIAVGTHTPGFVADLGMAEQFAEIGVILLMFGVGLQFHVKELLDVRRVAIPGAVCQSAVATLLSCLLARWLGWSWSAGIVFGFAVSVASTVVLLRVLVDNNELHTPTGHIAVGWLVVEDIFTVFLLVILPIFFGSGVAGSDSLPLAIGLSVVKIALLVALTFFVGSRLIPRLLWHVAATRSRELFTLTVLVLALGIAVGSAKLFGVSMALGAFLAGMVVRQSDFSFRAASEALPMRDAFAVLFFVSVGMLFNPTYLMEEPGLVLATLVIILVGKPLAALVIVLVLGYAPRVALSIAVALAQIGEFSFILATVGKDLGVLGEGGANTLVAASIISISLNPLLYRLIGPLEKKARHWRLWRMLDERAKSRTTGSAEDAGSHVLTSRNRAIVVGYGPTGRTLARLLSENGIDPVIIEMNLHTVRQLNADGTLAIYGDATREETLKGAGVESAVAFILTSAGMQGSDEAIRLARELNPNLRIIARAAYLRDIPALRRAGADAVFSGEGEIALNMTEHMLNKLGATPEQIDRERERVRSELLGGTPAVTPLATDH; this is encoded by the coding sequence ATGCACGATCTTGGACTCATCATGACCATCACGGGGAGCTTCACCGCGGCGCTGCTCCTGGGGTATCTGACCCATCGCCTGGGCATGTCGTCGATTGTCGGATATCTTCTGGCGGGCATTGCCGTCGGAACCCACACGCCGGGGTTCGTCGCCGACCTGGGGATGGCTGAACAATTCGCCGAAATCGGCGTCATCCTTCTGATGTTCGGCGTGGGGCTCCAGTTTCACGTCAAAGAACTGCTCGACGTGCGGCGTGTGGCCATTCCCGGCGCTGTATGCCAGAGCGCCGTGGCCACACTGCTGAGTTGCCTGCTGGCCAGGTGGCTCGGCTGGAGTTGGTCGGCGGGTATCGTCTTCGGCTTCGCCGTGTCGGTTGCGAGCACGGTCGTGCTTCTCCGCGTGCTGGTGGACAACAATGAGCTGCATACCCCCACCGGCCACATTGCCGTGGGCTGGCTCGTGGTGGAAGACATCTTCACCGTTTTCCTGCTGGTGATCCTGCCCATCTTTTTCGGCTCCGGGGTGGCCGGATCGGACAGCCTCCCCCTCGCCATCGGGCTCTCCGTGGTCAAGATAGCCCTCCTCGTCGCCCTGACCTTCTTCGTCGGAAGCCGCCTCATCCCCCGCCTCCTGTGGCACGTGGCGGCCACGCGCTCACGGGAGCTGTTCACCTTGACCGTGCTGGTGCTCGCCCTGGGGATTGCCGTGGGCTCCGCCAAACTCTTCGGCGTGTCCATGGCGCTCGGGGCATTTCTGGCAGGCATGGTGGTCCGGCAGTCCGATTTCAGCTTTCGGGCCGCATCGGAAGCGCTGCCGATGCGAGATGCCTTCGCGGTCCTCTTTTTCGTCTCGGTGGGGATGCTCTTCAACCCGACATACCTGATGGAGGAACCCGGCCTCGTACTTGCCACCCTCGTGATCATCCTGGTGGGCAAGCCGCTGGCCGCGCTGGTGATCGTTCTCGTCCTCGGCTATGCGCCGCGCGTTGCGCTGTCCATTGCCGTCGCCCTGGCGCAGATCGGGGAATTCTCGTTCATCCTGGCCACCGTCGGCAAAGACCTGGGCGTCCTCGGCGAAGGGGGAGCCAACACCCTCGTTGCCGCATCGATCATATCAATCAGCCTCAACCCACTGCTGTACCGGCTCATCGGGCCGTTGGAGAAAAAAGCCCGACATTGGCGCCTCTGGCGCATGCTCGACGAACGGGCGAAGTCGCGCACCACAGGGAGTGCCGAAGACGCGGGCAGCCATGTGCTCACGTCCCGGAACAGGGCAATCGTGGTGGGATACGGCCCCACGGGCAGAACCCTGGCCCGTCTGCTCAGTGAAAACGGGATTGACCCGGTCATTATCGAGATGAACCTGCACACGGTCCGCCAGCTCAACGCCGACGGCACATTGGCCATTTACGGGGATGCCACGCGCGAGGAAACACTGAAGGGGGCGGGGGTGGAGAGTGCTGTTGCCTTCATCCTGACCTCGGCAGGGATGCAGGGAAGCGACGAGGCCATCCGCCTGGCTCGGGAACTCAACCCCAACCTGCGCATCATCGCCCGCGCGGCCTATCTGAGGGATATTCCGGCCCTGCGCCGCGCCGGGGCCGATGCGGTGTTCTCGGGAGAGGGCGAGATAGCGCTCAACATGACCGAGCACATGCTCAACAAACTCGGCGCCACGCCCGAGCAGATCGACCGCGAACGGGAGCGGGTCCGGTCGGAGCTCCTCGGAGGGACGCCGGCCGTAACACCGCTCGCCACGGATCACTAA